ACGGATTATCTAATAGCTGCCCGGCCATTGGAACTAAGATATCGAAGCTACGTTTGTTCAAATTATCATCGAGGAATACCGGAACCACCACATAATGAGTTAGCATGCACTAACCACATAAACAGTttgtaaaaatagaaaatgttttcagaaACAGTTTGCAAAACACCTgtttaacgaaaaaaaaaaacataaaataattttctattttaattatcgAACAAAACAGAAACCGATTTTAGCCGATAGTTTCTTTTCTCTTCCGATCTCCTTCAAACGGTCCACTCTGGCAACCAACCAAAGCCTAGAATCTATTTGGTCCGGGCCCCAACCAGTAGAGGCTACACGGCCCATTTGCTTGCCAGTGCAGTCGGCCCATCTTCTttgaaatgatatttttgtacaaaaaaGAGAGCAACGGACCAATGCAATTCTGACAACCTCATTTAAAACGCCCAAGTCAACAATACACTAAAAATAAAGGCCAGAGAAGAAgacaaagataatataagaacAGTGAAATTAAATGGACCCCCATGTCCACGGACAAACTTCTCTCAACTTCATCCATGAACAATGATCATCATTGATGTGTGAAGCTTGGGAAaaatctttcttccttctttttggGGCACTTTCTTTAATTTCTCGGTTCTCACTCCCTCAACCAAATCTATCTCTAAATCTCAAAAATCTTTCTCTTCTATTTATGAAGCCCACCATCCATGTTTCCACTGCTACATTCCTAAATAATCTGCCTTCTAGGtccctgagttttttttttcatatcctGATGCTGTAGATCTAATCCCACTTCCATTTTGGTAACTCTCTCTTCATTGTTGCTGTTTGAAAGAGTTTTGACTTTTGAtaccatttttccttttctgtgaCAAATCTTATGCCTAAAACAATCTGTGTAATTTAGTGCTAGATGTGTTGAATAGCGAAGACCCATTTCTCAAATCATTGAAATTCAGCTACTATACCGTCAATTCCACTCAAATTTTGGCAATTCGCTTTGTGGGTTGTCATCTATCTATCTCTATGTGCCATTTCTGACTTCTGTCAGCACTTTAGGgtttcaaaaaggaaaaaaccgTACCTTCCTCCGTTGCAAATGGATTTCTCCGGCGGCAACGTGGTACAAATAATCACCGGAAGTGGCCCGGACAGCTGGTCCGGTGGCGACCACGCGATGTGGGCCACGGAGGAGGATTACCGAGCGTGgagcaacaacaacagcaacgGAGACGACACGCCGTCGACGAACTCGAACTACGATCAGAGGCAGTCCCAGAGTCGCTCCGGAAGCGAGCCACCCAGCAAGAAGTCTAGGAATTCCCAGGACGTGACGTCGTCGAATCGGTCCAAAGCCATCGGAAAAATGTTCTTCAAGACCAAGCTTTGTTGCAAGTTCCGCGCAGGCACGTGCCCGTACATAACAAACTGTAACTTCGCTCACAGCATTGAAGAGCTCCGCCGGCCGCCACCGAACTGGCAGGAGATCGTGGCAGCGCACGAGGATGAGAGGACGGAGCCGAGGGAGGAGTATCAGATTCCGTCGTTGGGGTCTTCTGGTTATGTGGGGGAGACCCAGAGGTCGTATAAGGGAAGGCATTGCAAGAAGTTTTACACGGAGGAGGGGTGTCCTTATGGGGACAACTGCACGTTTCTTCACGACGAGCAATCTAAGAATAGGGAGAGTGTGGCGATCAGCTTGGGCCCTGGTGGGtacggtggtggtggtggtggtggtggtggaggtaGTGGTGGAAGTGGCGGTGGCAGTGTCAGTGCTGGGGGTGCCGGGGGGAGTGTGGGCGGGGCGCAGAATGTGAAGCCGTCTAATTGGAAAACTAGGATTTGCAACAAGTGGGAGTTGACGGGGTATTGCCCTTTTGGGAGTAAATGCCATTTTGCGCATGGTGCGGCAGGTATGAGTGGTTTTGctcttttccattcttgttaAGATTTTGTTTGTAGTTTGTTGTTTGATAGCTAGAGCACTTCTTTCTTGCTATTGAGCGATGTAGAAAGAGTGTAGTTAGAAACGTTTGCTTCagtttaagaaagaaaaggaaaatgtaaTTGTTCCATCTTCTAGGAAAATTGAATATAACCCTGTGATTGATTACAGGGTCTGCTGTAATCATATGGACTTCCGGATATGTCAGTTCCCAAATGATAATAGTTGTCTTGACCGGAAAATGCTTCAAGTGTAGGGAACTTTTAcctaaatttttgtttcttgagacttttaacttgatttttgttcttcctaATCTGATACACGTTTGAACACAACCCTTTCAATTGCTTTTGATTTGTACTGCGTAACTTATGCGTATGTCTATAGCAGCTAtagataattttataatttggaTTGTAGGAGTGTCTAACTTTTGCTGCTCTGTTCATATGTGTGCATTCTTTTTTCCACGCTCAAGTATCAACGACAAATGCCTATTGATTTTTTCCCACTACCTAAAACATTGGGCACagcaaacatttttttatggCACAATTGTTTGCAGATGTATCACATTGTCTTTCATAGTGGGTCTTGGCAGGCCCAAATCCTGTATGAAGGTTGAAATTCTAAAATCATGTTTGTGTCCACAAATCTATGGTGCTATTCAACATCTAATATCTCCTTTCAAGCTGCATTAAACTTTAATTACTTTACTTGAGCAATCTTTccttcaactctctctctctctctctctctctctctctctcactttttgAGAGGTCTGAAAGCTAGACAGATCCAAAAGATCCATCCCCGAATCCACCTTATCCCTCCTGGCTTAGCCACCTAAGTTAAGGTCTAGGGGGACTCTTAAGGATGTTTTCTTCAATAGATCATGCGATAACTTCCTAGGTAGTAAGTAAATTTACTTGTAATATTCAACTCTTGTAGTCAGTTATTATTCAAGCTAGCTATCATGTAAGGagggcctctctctctctctcccccttctAAGGCACTTGCTAATgatctgttttttattttgtcccTTCTCTCCAAAAAGTAGGgaaaaacaagacaaaataagaaaaggAGGGAAATTTCTTTGGTACATTTTGAACAAGTATTCAGAGCCAACGGCCACCAGAGTATTCAAAGTTGCAAAATCGGGCATGACGATTGCAAGATTTGTGTCTCCTATTTTGGACTAAGGAGTTAATACAATAATTAGATAGCtagtaaaaaattgatttcaagTTCCAAGTTGAGTCAAGCGAAAACAGAAACAGTAAGTTAAAGAGAAAATTGTGCTTTCACTGGCATCAGATGCTTTGGCCTATCAATTATAAATCCTTTGGTGGTGAAGAAGATTAGGTTTTTGCAAGATTTCCAAGTAATTTTCCTCCTTTTTAGAGATGCGAGAGAAAGTGACAACAGATGGTTAGATGAAACGGATGAACTAAGTCACATGACACAAAAACATGCGTCTTGTTTTAGATAATGCAACCTAACAATTTGGAGGAAGTCCCTCTAGAAGTTTGTCATTTTAAAGCCAATTGTGGCCTCCAAGCAAGATGTTATGTAAATTCTCAAGCTCTTCGAGGCAAATTCCTCTTTCTCTTATTTCACTTTGTTGTTATATCAAAGGCTTGTGATTGTCTAACCAAATCACATAATTcaccacccaccacccaagcCTCTTTGCGGAAACATGAGAGACATTATTAGGTGTGTTTGTTAGGTTTATGCGTTATATTGGGCAAGTGAAGTACTTGACCTTCTGCGtttatatatgagaaattgCTCTCATGTTGGCACCTATCAACTGTTTGGCTTGGAATGTTATTC
This genomic interval from Corylus avellana chromosome ca3, CavTom2PMs-1.0 contains the following:
- the LOC132176349 gene encoding zinc finger CCCH domain-containing protein 12 yields the protein MDFSGGNVVQIITGSGPDSWSGGDHAMWATEEDYRAWSNNNSNGDDTPSTNSNYDQRQSQSRSGSEPPSKKSRNSQDVTSSNRSKAIGKMFFKTKLCCKFRAGTCPYITNCNFAHSIEELRRPPPNWQEIVAAHEDERTEPREEYQIPSLGSSGYVGETQRSYKGRHCKKFYTEEGCPYGDNCTFLHDEQSKNRESVAISLGPGGYGGGGGGGGGGSGGSGGGSVSAGGAGGSVGGAQNVKPSNWKTRICNKWELTGYCPFGSKCHFAHGAAELHRYGGGLMEGETRDSSSAPPDSKLGGVPSKTPADILVAPITSVPHSDVYHIGVPSQRSSIVIQRPGRTHQKWKGPDKISRIYGDWIDDIE